The following coding sequences lie in one Pseudarthrobacter phenanthrenivorans Sphe3 genomic window:
- a CDS encoding sulfite exporter TauE/SafE family protein, which yields MLTTGLVLGAVVMGAGMQRITGMGFALVAAPFLVLLLGPVEGVVLVNVCGAVTAGAIIFRVVRDIDWKRYLLLSASALLGIIPAAFLIRLIPAAVLEISIGVILAAGLTVLLVLKSATLPARRRYLFTAGGLSGFMNTAAGVGGPAVSMYSIATRWQHKSFAATMQPYFFTIGALSLISKGITAPETFPVMPWGMWAAVAVACLAGLVLGDVASKFVPARAAQILLIILAYLGAAATIIRGVLSAVG from the coding sequence GTGCTGACCACCGGGCTGGTGCTGGGCGCCGTAGTGATGGGGGCGGGGATGCAGCGGATCACCGGGATGGGTTTCGCCCTGGTGGCCGCCCCCTTCCTGGTCCTGCTCCTGGGCCCGGTGGAAGGCGTGGTGCTGGTGAACGTGTGCGGCGCCGTGACGGCGGGGGCCATCATCTTCCGGGTGGTCCGGGACATCGACTGGAAGCGGTACCTGCTGCTCTCGGCGTCGGCCCTGCTTGGCATCATCCCCGCAGCGTTCCTGATCCGCCTCATCCCGGCGGCGGTCCTGGAGATCTCCATCGGAGTGATCCTCGCCGCCGGACTGACCGTCCTGCTGGTCCTCAAGTCCGCCACCCTCCCAGCCCGCCGGCGCTATCTCTTCACGGCCGGCGGCCTGAGCGGGTTCATGAACACGGCGGCCGGAGTGGGCGGCCCGGCGGTCAGCATGTACTCCATCGCCACCCGGTGGCAGCACAAGTCCTTCGCGGCCACCATGCAGCCCTACTTTTTCACCATCGGCGCACTCTCGCTCATCTCCAAGGGCATTACGGCACCCGAGACGTTCCCTGTGATGCCGTGGGGCATGTGGGCGGCCGTCGCCGTGGCCTGCCTGGCCGGGCTGGTGCTGGGAGACGTCGCATCGAAGTTCGTCCCCGCCCGCGCCGCCCAGATCCTGCTGATTATCCTGGCCTACCTGGGAGCGGCCGCCACTATCATCCGCGGCGTCCTCAGCGCTGTCGGCTGA
- a CDS encoding NAD-dependent succinate-semialdehyde dehydrogenase, translated as MNLKSARHLVNGTWHAAGTAKDVTDPGNGSTVGEVAWGTGDDATKAADAAAQAFGSWSRSTVRNRADLLRNAADLLAERREELAHTLALEAGKRLPEAQGEVDFSAEYFRWFAEEARRATGTVSPPELHGRRHISTRKPIGVALSLTPWNFPVSIQARKLAAMLAAGCTVVGRVSEKAPLAATGLFEVLHDAGFPAGVVNLVHGPSREITAALMSHPAVRAVSFTGSTGVGRQIMASASERVVRPLLELGGNAPFIVFEDADLDAAVEGAVLGRLRNTGQSCVAANRFLVQDSIAEEFATRLGARFDALSIGHGVPDGGAPVPDLGPVIDAERVSAVQALIDDALDRGARRVTQRTDVPGQGSFLAPTLLADVPDDAPLVTEEVFGPAAGVVTFSSEEEAIRKANATEMGLAAYVWSGSPKRGWDIPEQLEAGIVGVNDPLPSVAFAPMGGAKQSGLGREGSSLGLEEFEEVQYVAWRP; from the coding sequence ATGAACCTCAAATCAGCCCGGCACCTTGTCAACGGCACCTGGCACGCCGCCGGAACCGCCAAGGACGTGACTGATCCCGGCAACGGCAGCACCGTGGGTGAGGTGGCCTGGGGCACCGGCGACGATGCCACCAAGGCCGCCGACGCCGCGGCACAGGCCTTCGGTTCCTGGTCGCGCAGCACGGTCCGCAACCGGGCCGATTTGCTCCGCAACGCCGCCGACCTCCTGGCAGAACGCCGCGAGGAGCTCGCCCACACCCTGGCGCTCGAGGCAGGCAAACGGCTTCCCGAAGCACAGGGGGAAGTGGATTTCTCGGCCGAGTACTTCCGCTGGTTCGCGGAGGAAGCGCGCCGCGCCACGGGCACCGTCAGCCCGCCCGAACTCCACGGCCGCCGCCACATCAGCACGCGCAAGCCCATCGGCGTGGCCCTCAGCCTCACGCCCTGGAACTTCCCGGTTTCCATCCAGGCCCGGAAGCTCGCCGCGATGCTGGCCGCCGGCTGCACCGTGGTGGGCCGGGTGTCTGAGAAGGCCCCGCTTGCTGCCACCGGACTGTTCGAGGTCCTGCACGATGCCGGCTTCCCCGCCGGCGTGGTGAACCTGGTCCACGGCCCCTCCCGGGAAATCACCGCAGCCCTGATGTCCCACCCGGCGGTCAGGGCCGTCAGCTTCACCGGCTCCACGGGCGTTGGCCGGCAGATCATGGCCTCCGCTTCCGAACGCGTCGTGCGGCCGCTGCTGGAACTGGGCGGCAACGCGCCCTTCATCGTCTTCGAGGACGCGGACCTGGATGCCGCCGTGGAGGGCGCCGTCCTCGGCCGGCTCCGCAACACCGGACAGTCCTGCGTGGCGGCCAACCGCTTCCTGGTCCAGGACAGCATCGCGGAGGAGTTCGCCACCAGGCTGGGCGCGCGCTTCGACGCGCTGAGCATCGGCCACGGCGTTCCCGACGGCGGCGCACCGGTTCCGGACCTCGGTCCCGTCATCGACGCGGAACGGGTGTCAGCGGTTCAGGCCCTGATCGACGACGCGCTTGACCGGGGCGCCCGCCGCGTCACACAGCGCACCGACGTCCCCGGCCAGGGCTCCTTCCTGGCACCCACCCTGCTGGCGGACGTCCCCGATGACGCACCCCTGGTGACGGAGGAAGTGTTCGGCCCGGCAGCCGGCGTCGTCACGTTCTCCTCTGAGGAGGAAGCCATCCGGAAGGCCAACGCCACGGAGATGGGCCTTGCCGCCTACGTCTGGAGCGGCAGCCCGAAGCGCGGCTGGGACATTCCGGAACAGCTCGAAGCCGGCATCGTGGGCGTGAACGATCCCCTGCCGTCCGTAGCCTTTGCACCCATGGGCGGCGCCAAGCAGTCCGGCCTGGGCCGGGAAGGTTCAAGCCTTGGCCTCGAGGAATTCGAGGAGGTCCAGTACGTGGCCTGGAGGCCCTAG